In a single window of the Gemmatimonadota bacterium genome:
- a CDS encoding cytochrome D1 domain-containing protein codes for MRFRLAALGLIVTLPLGAQTLVISNMNNTTAQLIDIARGAVVATLPTTSVPHEVAVSPNGKWAVVTDYGAQQPGSTVTLIDVATAKVAKTISFAPYQRPHGAVFLNDNKTLVLTAERDSLLVLMDVEAGKIIATRRTGQRVGHMVAIPRDQRTAYVANITAGTLSIVDLAGTADPVVIKVGTQTEGIGVSPDGRSVWMGSNNTGKVYIVDAVLRKVVDSVQTSGTPYRIAFTPDGKLAIVTNPEQDEIHLYDVASHAERAKVKITSPDGKPVGPQGIIISPDGSRAWITMGTANYVAEYLVPELRSVRQWDVAAGPDGIAWSSQQARP; via the coding sequence GTGCGATTCCGACTCGCCGCCCTGGGGCTCATCGTCACCCTCCCGCTGGGCGCGCAGACGCTGGTCATTTCGAACATGAACAACACCACGGCACAGCTGATCGACATCGCGCGCGGTGCCGTCGTTGCAACGCTGCCCACCACGTCGGTGCCGCACGAGGTCGCCGTGTCGCCCAACGGCAAGTGGGCCGTGGTCACCGACTACGGCGCGCAACAACCGGGGAGTACGGTCACCCTCATCGATGTTGCCACGGCGAAGGTCGCGAAGACGATCTCCTTCGCACCGTATCAGCGACCGCACGGCGCCGTCTTCCTCAACGACAACAAGACGCTGGTGCTCACGGCCGAGCGCGACTCGCTGCTGGTGCTGATGGATGTCGAAGCCGGCAAGATCATCGCGACCAGGCGCACCGGTCAGCGGGTGGGCCATATGGTGGCGATTCCGCGCGACCAGCGCACGGCCTATGTCGCCAACATCACCGCCGGCACGCTCTCGATTGTCGACCTCGCGGGAACTGCCGACCCCGTGGTGATCAAGGTCGGCACGCAAACCGAAGGCATCGGTGTTTCGCCGGATGGTCGCTCCGTCTGGATGGGAAGCAACAACACCGGCAAGGTTTACATCGTCGATGCCGTGCTGCGAAAGGTCGTCGACTCGGTGCAGACCTCGGGCACGCCGTACCGGATCGCGTTCACCCCCGATGGCAAGCTGGCGATCGTGACCAACCCCGAGCAGGACGAGATTCACCTCTATGATGTTGCCTCGCACGCGGAACGCGCCAAAGTGAAAATCACCTCTCCCGATGGCAAACCGGTGGGGCCACAGGGAATCATCATCTCACCCGACGGCAGCCGCGCCTGGATCACGATGGGCACCGCCAATTACGTTGCCGAATACCTGGTGCCGGAACTGCGCAGCGTGCGGCAGTGGGATGTGGCGGCCGGCCCCGATGGCATCGCGTGGTCTTCACAGCAGGCCCGGCCATGA
- a CDS encoding MBL fold metallo-hydrolase: MDSLKRHHGAAILLAIACLRAASAGAQLQTRSIEKITDGVYGAIWSEMKKDPVQANSLIIIGETGVAVVDADYTPSAARGTVAEIRKLTKLPVRYVITTHWHDDHIFGNQVYRDAFPGVEFVAQVNVRNSMIAKAKEHQQELVTSYGKALETVTTRLAKGINGKGEPMTPADRNRHLAAQSLYRQYLVDFKSVQIVLPTITFVDEITLHLGNREVEVHSFGKGNTLGDAVIWLPKEKIAAVGDLVVWPVPYIYGGFPDSWGRVLQAVRALNPAVVVPGHGPVMREFSYVDQVAALLKAMSTQATAAVARGLSLEDTRKGFDLTSFHEALVAGKPEREETWAESIVESGIKAAYDEAKKKPDPGA; encoded by the coding sequence ATGGATTCCCTGAAGCGGCATCACGGAGCGGCGATACTGCTCGCCATCGCCTGCCTGCGCGCCGCCTCCGCCGGTGCCCAGTTGCAGACCAGGTCCATCGAGAAGATCACCGACGGCGTCTACGGCGCCATCTGGTCGGAGATGAAGAAGGATCCGGTACAGGCCAACTCGCTGATCATCATCGGCGAAACCGGGGTGGCGGTGGTCGATGCCGATTACACCCCGTCGGCGGCGCGCGGGACGGTCGCAGAGATCCGGAAGCTCACGAAACTGCCGGTGCGCTATGTGATCACGACCCACTGGCATGACGATCACATCTTCGGGAACCAAGTCTATCGCGACGCCTTTCCCGGCGTCGAGTTCGTGGCGCAGGTCAACGTTCGCAACTCGATGATCGCGAAGGCGAAGGAACATCAGCAGGAGCTGGTCACGAGCTATGGGAAGGCACTCGAGACCGTGACCACGCGGCTCGCGAAGGGGATCAACGGCAAGGGGGAGCCAATGACCCCTGCCGACCGTAACCGACACCTCGCCGCCCAATCACTCTACCGACAGTATCTCGTCGACTTCAAGTCGGTCCAGATCGTCCTCCCCACGATCACCTTCGTGGATGAGATCACCCTCCACCTCGGCAATCGCGAGGTCGAGGTCCACTCCTTCGGCAAGGGGAACACTCTTGGCGACGCAGTGATCTGGCTGCCCAAGGAGAAGATCGCGGCGGTGGGAGATCTCGTGGTCTGGCCGGTGCCGTACATCTATGGCGGCTTCCCCGATTCGTGGGGCCGGGTGTTGCAGGCGGTGCGCGCCCTCAACCCCGCCGTCGTGGTCCCCGGGCACGGCCCGGTGATGCGGGAGTTCAGCTATGTTGATCAGGTCGCCGCATTGCTCAAGGCCATGAGCACGCAGGCGACCGCTGCTGTCGCCCGCGGCCTCTCACTCGAGGATACCCGCAAGGGGTTCGACCTCACGTCGTTCCACGAGGCGCTGGTGGCCGGCAAGCCGGAGCGCGAGGAGACCTGGGCGGAATCGATCGTCGAATCCGGGATCAAGGCCGCCTACGACGAAGCGAAGAAGAAGCCCGACCCGGGCGCCTGA
- a CDS encoding amidohydrolase family protein has product MTNPARCFAAALVAASAAGVLEAQSSRGHLSSGSWAVEGATVITMARDSVLRDATVLVRDGRILRVGAAAAVAIPRGTRRIDGRGKYVIPGLTDMHSHLYADEWVPDSVGRYELGVYLANGVTTARMMIGTPLHQRLRKAIEAGTLAGPQMWIASPEFSGQKQVHGRLVTTPDEARRAVREVADSGFDFIKVTTDITLPVYDAIVSEAALRHIRVVGHVDPRVGVAHALQSGQQIEHLDNYMESVLADSAPSRNSVSDVGAYRVGNWTTLDYVDNRKVEAIAGATARASGYVTPTLAFFRLWFATPTTDEEFRARPDYTQIPPAMRDLYIRSHNALWRNPPTEARRAHYIAVRNRMVRAIIDSGGHIMAGSDGPGGLMGYGWTLHRELEQLVDAGLSPWQALQAATTVPATYLHAEREWGQVAPGQRADLVLLDADPLADIRNTTHISAVAVGGRWFEKPALDSMIREAGVRLNPQPADGAALLRQMHDRYEGKWYKTMTFVQRTTFPGRPDQTWYETAEMPGKLRIDIAPADSGNTILFVGDSTIRFRRGQRVGARAEENVLGILLADVYGLAADESVRRVRGAGYDLSRLASGSWQGRPVWIVGAAAGDSTTPQFWVDQERLYTVRLIEKFPGESPVDSRISGHTPAGQGWIEREIHGYRDGVEIQGEYYSNIKLNPVLDPTIWNTTTWTRPTWIP; this is encoded by the coding sequence GTGACGAATCCTGCCCGCTGCTTCGCCGCCGCCCTTGTCGCCGCCTCCGCGGCCGGAGTGCTGGAAGCCCAGTCCTCGCGCGGACACCTCAGCAGTGGCAGCTGGGCCGTCGAAGGTGCGACCGTGATCACGATGGCGCGCGACTCGGTGCTCCGCGACGCCACCGTGCTGGTGCGCGACGGCCGCATTCTCCGGGTGGGAGCGGCGGCCGCCGTGGCGATCCCGCGCGGGACACGGCGCATCGACGGCCGCGGCAAGTACGTGATTCCTGGCCTCACCGATATGCACTCGCATCTCTATGCCGATGAGTGGGTCCCCGATTCCGTTGGTCGCTACGAACTTGGCGTCTATCTCGCCAACGGCGTCACCACCGCCCGGATGATGATCGGTACCCCGCTCCACCAGAGGCTGCGCAAGGCGATCGAGGCCGGTACCCTCGCGGGCCCGCAGATGTGGATCGCCTCGCCCGAGTTCTCTGGACAGAAGCAGGTGCACGGCCGCCTCGTGACCACGCCCGACGAGGCTCGCCGCGCGGTGCGCGAGGTGGCCGACTCCGGCTTCGATTTCATCAAGGTGACCACCGACATCACCCTGCCCGTCTACGATGCCATCGTGAGCGAGGCGGCGCTGCGGCACATTCGGGTGGTCGGGCACGTCGACCCGCGCGTCGGCGTCGCGCACGCGTTGCAGTCGGGGCAGCAGATCGAACATCTCGACAATTACATGGAATCGGTACTCGCCGATTCGGCCCCGTCGCGCAACTCGGTCTCGGATGTCGGCGCCTATCGCGTGGGCAACTGGACCACGCTCGACTATGTCGACAATCGCAAGGTCGAGGCGATCGCCGGTGCCACGGCGCGTGCCAGCGGCTACGTCACACCGACGCTCGCCTTCTTCCGGCTCTGGTTTGCGACGCCCACCACCGATGAAGAGTTCCGCGCCCGCCCCGACTACACCCAGATCCCGCCGGCGATGCGTGACCTCTACATCAGGAGTCACAACGCGCTCTGGCGCAATCCACCGACCGAGGCCCGCCGCGCGCACTACATCGCGGTCCGCAACCGGATGGTCCGCGCCATCATCGACTCGGGTGGCCATATCATGGCCGGATCAGACGGTCCGGGCGGGCTGATGGGATATGGCTGGACGCTGCATCGCGAACTCGAGCAGCTGGTCGACGCCGGACTCTCGCCCTGGCAGGCATTGCAGGCAGCGACCACCGTCCCGGCGACTTACCTGCACGCGGAACGGGAATGGGGCCAGGTTGCACCGGGGCAGCGCGCCGACCTGGTGCTCCTTGATGCTGACCCGCTCGCCGACATCCGCAACACCACGCACATCAGCGCGGTGGCGGTAGGCGGACGCTGGTTCGAGAAGCCCGCGCTCGACTCGATGATCCGTGAGGCCGGCGTGCGCCTCAACCCGCAGCCCGCCGACGGCGCGGCCCTGCTCCGCCAGATGCACGATCGCTACGAGGGGAAGTGGTACAAGACGATGACCTTCGTGCAGCGCACGACCTTCCCCGGCCGCCCCGATCAGACCTGGTACGAGACCGCCGAGATGCCTGGCAAGCTCCGCATCGACATTGCTCCAGCCGACAGCGGCAACACCATTCTCTTCGTCGGCGATTCGACCATCCGCTTCCGCCGTGGCCAGCGCGTGGGCGCGCGGGCCGAAGAGAATGTCCTGGGCATTCTCCTGGCCGATGTCTACGGGCTGGCCGCCGATGAAAGCGTCCGCCGCGTCCGCGGCGCCGGATATGACTTGTCACGGCTCGCGAGCGGCAGCTGGCAAGGGCGGCCAGTCTGGATCGTTGGCGCGGCAGCCGGCGACAGCACAACGCCGCAGTTCTGGGTCGATCAGGAGCGGCTCTACACGGTGCGACTGATCGAGAAGTTCCCGGGCGAGTCTCCAGTCGATAGCCGGATCAGCGGTCATACGCCGGCGGGTCAGGGATGGATCGAACGCGAGATCCACGGCTATCGCGACGGCGTCGAGATCCAGGGCGAGTACTACAGCAACATCAAGCTCAATCCCGTGCTCGACCCCACCATCTGGAACACTACCACCTGGACGAGGCCAACATGGATTCCCTGA
- a CDS encoding ABC transporter permease gives MKSDAHDPLPLSNQKPIDEDIRLEIAQHIELRTEELISEGMPPEAARAEALRSFGSVDEVSRECREITTRARKGKRRAERFGALKLDLTFALRILRRSPGFTLGAVLTLALGIGANTAIFSVVNGIILRPLPYDHPAQLIDLREKHEKGGESDVPWPNLMDWRDRSRSFQGLAAYRSSVNTLLGADIPSRVRTAAISEDFFRVMRVQPVLGRLPGPDDHRPGAPPVAVVSYRFWKDRLGGTRDIASRRLRTELDFQVIGVLPPRFNFPSESDVWFPLELNGYDISRTSHNWSVIGRLKDGLAAADADRELDAITQEMRPTLLPDFDAVGVTVSPLQEVQTGSLKQPLMILLAASTLLLLAACTNLASSMLARGTARAHELAVRAAIGAGRARLVRQIFTESLVIAAFGCVGGLALAWVLMQSLLTLAPVEMIPVSGAHLDARVLSFSMIATFLTAALFGLLPALRMSSVKPALAMREGSRHSGSRRSRQLWSTLVTVEVALAVVLLCGSGLLLRSFAAITAIDPGFKPEGVLTTLIDLPEVSYPDVQQAVAFHDRLLADLRNVPGVVAAGITNRLPLEGDNPSGAIQVEGKPLLKAYPITGYAIYRTASPGYFAAMGMRLIRGRDLLPSDNATAPPVVVITKSFADREWPGEDPLGKQMRVMGMDDGLVRPYASIVGVVADIPHGPIVGKRNEAYWYPYQQMPKRTRSMSLVVRTAASPASFAPMVTKLVHAIDPTIPLEFRTMAERMTSSISDRRFTMLVLFAFAVVALLLAGVGIYGVVSYTVAQRTREIGIRIALGARPSAMQRLVQGGAMAVVGLGIAIGTVGAILATRLMRSLLYDVEPGDPTTYLLAIIALGLVGFIASWGPARRSTRVDPITAIRSE, from the coding sequence GTGAAGTCCGACGCGCACGACCCGTTGCCGCTCTCGAACCAGAAGCCGATCGATGAAGACATCCGGCTCGAGATCGCGCAGCACATCGAGTTGCGCACCGAGGAGCTGATCTCCGAAGGGATGCCACCGGAAGCCGCACGGGCCGAAGCGTTACGGTCGTTCGGCAGTGTGGACGAGGTCTCGCGCGAGTGCCGCGAGATCACCACCCGGGCGCGGAAAGGAAAGCGGCGGGCCGAACGCTTCGGCGCGCTCAAACTCGACCTCACCTTCGCGTTGCGGATCCTTCGTCGCAGCCCGGGCTTCACCCTCGGTGCCGTGCTCACGCTGGCATTAGGGATCGGCGCGAATACCGCGATCTTCTCGGTCGTCAATGGGATAATCCTCCGGCCACTCCCCTACGATCATCCGGCACAACTCATCGATCTGCGAGAGAAGCACGAGAAAGGGGGCGAGTCCGACGTCCCCTGGCCCAACCTCATGGACTGGCGCGACAGGTCCCGTTCATTCCAGGGACTCGCGGCCTATCGCAGCAGTGTCAACACCCTGCTCGGTGCCGACATTCCGTCGCGGGTACGGACGGCCGCCATATCGGAAGACTTCTTCCGGGTGATGCGGGTGCAGCCGGTACTCGGTCGACTCCCCGGGCCCGATGATCACCGGCCCGGTGCACCGCCCGTGGCGGTGGTCAGCTATCGCTTCTGGAAGGATCGTCTCGGCGGCACCCGGGACATTGCGTCACGACGGCTGCGCACCGAGCTGGATTTTCAGGTGATCGGCGTGCTGCCACCTCGCTTCAATTTCCCGAGCGAGAGCGACGTCTGGTTCCCGCTCGAACTCAACGGGTACGACATCAGTCGCACGAGCCACAACTGGTCGGTGATCGGGCGCCTCAAGGATGGCCTCGCCGCGGCAGATGCCGATCGTGAGCTCGACGCCATTACCCAGGAGATGAGGCCGACCCTCCTCCCCGACTTCGACGCGGTCGGGGTTACGGTATCGCCGCTGCAAGAGGTCCAGACTGGTTCGCTCAAGCAGCCACTGATGATCCTGCTCGCGGCCTCGACCCTCCTCCTCCTCGCTGCCTGCACGAACCTCGCGAGCAGCATGCTTGCGCGCGGGACGGCGCGGGCCCACGAACTTGCTGTTCGCGCGGCGATCGGCGCCGGGCGCGCGCGCCTGGTCCGCCAGATCTTCACCGAATCGCTCGTCATTGCCGCGTTCGGATGCGTCGGTGGTCTCGCCCTCGCGTGGGTGCTGATGCAGAGCCTGCTGACGCTCGCGCCGGTCGAGATGATCCCGGTGAGTGGCGCACACCTCGACGCCCGGGTGCTGAGCTTCTCGATGATCGCGACCTTCCTCACTGCGGCACTCTTCGGCCTCCTCCCTGCCCTGCGGATGTCGAGTGTGAAACCCGCGCTCGCGATGCGCGAAGGGAGTCGGCACAGCGGCTCGCGTCGCAGCCGGCAGCTCTGGTCGACGCTGGTGACGGTGGAGGTCGCGCTCGCCGTCGTGTTGCTCTGCGGCTCCGGACTCTTGTTGCGGTCGTTTGCCGCCATCACCGCGATCGACCCTGGATTCAAGCCCGAAGGAGTGCTCACGACCCTCATCGATCTTCCCGAAGTCAGCTACCCGGATGTGCAGCAGGCGGTGGCCTTCCACGATCGCCTGCTCGCCGACCTCCGCAATGTGCCCGGAGTGGTGGCCGCCGGGATCACCAACCGGTTGCCACTCGAAGGCGACAACCCCAGCGGGGCAATCCAGGTCGAAGGGAAGCCGCTGCTCAAGGCATACCCGATCACCGGTTACGCCATCTACCGCACGGCGAGTCCTGGGTATTTCGCCGCGATGGGAATGCGGCTGATCCGCGGCCGCGACCTGCTGCCCAGCGACAACGCCACGGCACCGCCTGTCGTCGTGATCACCAAATCGTTTGCCGATCGGGAATGGCCCGGGGAAGATCCGCTCGGCAAACAGATGCGGGTGATGGGAATGGACGATGGGCTGGTGCGCCCGTATGCCAGCATCGTCGGCGTGGTCGCCGACATTCCGCACGGGCCGATCGTCGGCAAACGGAACGAGGCATACTGGTACCCGTACCAGCAGATGCCCAAGCGCACCCGTTCGATGTCACTGGTGGTGCGGACCGCCGCCTCGCCTGCGTCGTTCGCACCGATGGTGACCAAGCTCGTTCACGCCATCGACCCGACCATTCCGCTCGAGTTCCGCACCATGGCAGAGCGGATGACGTCATCGATCAGCGATCGCCGCTTCACGATGCTGGTGCTCTTCGCGTTTGCAGTGGTCGCCCTCCTGCTCGCAGGGGTGGGGATCTACGGTGTAGTGTCGTACACCGTGGCACAGCGCACCCGCGAGATCGGCATCCGCATCGCGCTCGGAGCCCGTCCCTCGGCCATGCAGCGCCTGGTGCAGGGCGGCGCGATGGCCGTCGTCGGTCTCGGCATCGCCATCGGTACCGTGGGGGCGATTCTCGCGACCAGGCTGATGCGATCACTCCTCTACGACGTGGAGCCCGGCGATCCGACGACATACCTGCTCGCGATCATCGCGCTTGGGCTGGTCGGCTTTATCGCGAGCTGGGGCCCGGCGCGGCGCAGCACGCGGGTCGATCCGATCACCGCGATCCGGAGCGAGTAG
- a CDS encoding PadR family transcriptional regulator translates to MTRPPMMLLKGTLDVLILKTLGWGPTHGYAISRWIQQVTGDELKIEEGALYPALRRLEEKELIDAKWKTTATGREAKVYRLTAAGREQLQVEVGAWSRYVTAMSRALEARPSGVIS, encoded by the coding sequence ATGACTCGCCCGCCGATGATGCTGCTCAAGGGGACCCTCGATGTCCTGATCCTCAAGACGCTCGGCTGGGGCCCGACCCACGGCTACGCCATCTCGCGCTGGATTCAGCAGGTGACTGGTGATGAGCTGAAGATCGAGGAGGGGGCGCTTTACCCTGCCCTCCGGCGGCTCGAGGAGAAAGAACTCATCGACGCGAAGTGGAAGACCACGGCCACGGGCCGCGAGGCGAAGGTTTATCGTCTCACGGCAGCCGGCCGTGAACAGCTGCAGGTCGAGGTCGGCGCCTGGAGTCGTTATGTGACCGCAATGAGCCGGGCGCTCGAGGCGCGCCCGAGCGGAGTGATCTCGTGA
- a CDS encoding MBL fold metallo-hydrolase translates to MPQQWTSLFAYATLALTITPVLPAQSPVGPPPFRFVTVVPGVYATVEPRANALSPFVHGNSMFVVNDSDVFAFDANRTPSAARATIAQLRAVTSKPVRYLMISHFHGDHLLGTQAFAEAWPGLRVITTDSTRLDMLATFGPKARKRDAAYYAATNNRYDSMATAGVDLAGRPLTPARKAQWAMTRHAFRDYYSVEAPGIRIVMPDTTFSDALTMHSGRRELQLLSFGRGDTRGDGILWLPRQRVVATGDLLVEPVPYSGAQWPSEWLRALRRVRALNPLHIVPGHGEVQHDTRYLDLVIAVTDSAIREVKRSIAAGQTLEQTKRQVTMAEFRQRFTHGEPLVDDRWLDFIDGLIDGAYAEGTAKPAT, encoded by the coding sequence ATGCCGCAGCAATGGACCAGCCTGTTCGCGTACGCGACGCTGGCACTGACAATCACTCCGGTACTCCCGGCCCAGAGCCCCGTCGGCCCACCGCCCTTCCGATTCGTCACGGTGGTGCCAGGAGTCTACGCCACCGTGGAACCGCGCGCCAATGCGCTTTCCCCGTTCGTGCACGGCAATTCGATGTTTGTGGTCAATGACAGCGACGTCTTTGCGTTCGACGCGAACCGCACGCCGTCGGCCGCCCGCGCGACGATCGCGCAGTTACGCGCCGTTACCAGCAAGCCAGTTCGCTACCTGATGATCAGTCATTTCCATGGCGACCACCTCCTGGGGACGCAGGCGTTCGCCGAGGCGTGGCCGGGCCTTCGCGTCATCACGACCGATAGCACTCGCCTCGATATGCTCGCCACCTTCGGTCCGAAGGCGAGGAAGCGTGATGCGGCCTATTACGCTGCCACCAACAACCGGTACGACTCGATGGCCACTGCCGGGGTCGATCTGGCCGGCCGACCACTGACGCCGGCCCGGAAAGCGCAGTGGGCGATGACGCGCCACGCCTTCCGCGACTACTACAGCGTCGAGGCCCCCGGCATCCGCATCGTGATGCCGGACACCACCTTCAGCGACGCGCTGACCATGCATTCGGGCCGGCGCGAATTGCAGCTCCTCTCCTTCGGCCGCGGCGATACCCGCGGTGACGGCATCCTCTGGCTTCCGCGGCAGCGCGTGGTCGCCACCGGGGACCTGCTGGTAGAGCCGGTGCCGTACTCGGGCGCCCAATGGCCCAGCGAATGGCTGCGCGCGCTTCGTCGGGTGCGTGCGCTCAACCCGCTCCACATTGTGCCCGGTCACGGCGAAGTGCAGCACGACACCCGCTACCTCGATCTCGTCATCGCCGTCACCGATTCGGCGATTCGCGAAGTGAAGCGATCGATCGCGGCTGGGCAGACACTTGAGCAGACGAAGCGGCAGGTGACGATGGCGGAGTTCCGGCAACGCTTCACCCACGGCGAACCGCTCGTCGATGACCGCTGGCTCGACTTCATCGATGGATTGATTGATGGTGCCTATGCCGAGGGAACGGCCAAACCAGCGACATAG
- a CDS encoding DUF1080 domain-containing protein yields MKPFALLAAAAAALGLAPAAKPRPLFNGHDLTGWHVDVPARDGNDTTRNPFIVRDGHLVTLGTPGGHLITDSIFRNYRLEVEYRFTGKPGNAGVLIHASTPRALYGMFPRSLEVQMESGNAGDFWCILEDITVPDMVARRGPREKWGATEGKERRIRNLTDDSEKPLGEWNRLVVEAVGRSVKVWVNGTLVNSGTNATADHGQIAIQSEGSEVEFRKLDLTPIVRLTP; encoded by the coding sequence ATGAAGCCCTTCGCTCTGCTCGCCGCTGCTGCCGCCGCCCTCGGCCTCGCTCCTGCGGCCAAGCCGCGCCCGCTCTTCAACGGCCACGATCTCACCGGCTGGCACGTCGATGTCCCGGCCCGGGACGGCAACGACACCACTCGCAACCCGTTCATCGTGCGCGATGGTCACCTGGTCACGCTCGGCACGCCGGGTGGCCACCTGATCACCGACTCGATCTTTCGCAATTACCGACTCGAGGTGGAGTACCGCTTTACCGGGAAGCCCGGCAACGCGGGCGTGCTGATTCACGCGTCGACGCCGCGCGCGCTCTACGGGATGTTTCCGCGCTCGCTCGAAGTACAGATGGAATCGGGCAACGCCGGCGACTTCTGGTGCATCCTCGAGGACATCACCGTGCCCGACATGGTGGCGCGACGTGGCCCGCGCGAGAAGTGGGGCGCCACCGAAGGGAAGGAGCGGCGCATCCGCAATCTCACCGATGATTCCGAGAAGCCCCTCGGCGAATGGAACCGGCTGGTGGTAGAGGCGGTCGGGCGATCGGTGAAGGTATGGGTCAATGGAACCCTGGTGAATTCTGGTACGAATGCCACCGCCGACCACGGCCAGATTGCGATTCAGTCGGAAGGGTCCGAGGTGGAATTCCGCAAGCTGGACCTGACCCCGATTGTGCGCCTCACGCCCTGA
- a CDS encoding M20/M25/M40 family metallo-hydrolase, whose translation MRALRLATILLLAAPALLTAQGIPDRTRGAADQLITAALADTTGYSRLAELTDTFGHRLSGSASLEAAIDWIIARMKADGFDAVRGEPVMVPHWIRGAESAVLIAPRRAPLHILGLGGSVGTPAAGITAPVLVVSSFDDLTAHAAEAKGKIVLFDVPFAADVAPMVAYRTVQAYRSTGAVAAARVGAVAALVRSLTPQSLSTPHTGGMRYDPAVPSIPYAAVSVEDAELLHRLQWRGVVPQITLKMEARTEADAPSRNVVAEIRGSEHPEEVVVLGGHVDSWDVGQGAMDDGGGSVAAWQALKLIKQLGLKPKRTIRVVLWTNEENGTRGGTAYRDTHKAELAQHVAAIESDNGVFRPYGFRFQGSAAGLAMAKQVGALLERIGAGRVEMGDGEADVGPILREGVPGFALDVDDSKYFWYHHTEADMMTVIDRDELRKCIATMAVMAYVLADLPGVVPR comes from the coding sequence ATGCGCGCTCTCCGCCTTGCCACCATCCTGCTGCTCGCTGCCCCGGCACTGCTCACGGCCCAGGGGATTCCCGATCGCACACGCGGCGCTGCCGATCAGCTGATCACCGCAGCGCTCGCCGACACCACGGGCTACAGTCGGCTCGCCGAACTGACCGACACGTTCGGTCATCGTCTCAGCGGCTCGGCCTCCCTCGAAGCCGCAATCGACTGGATCATTGCCCGGATGAAGGCCGATGGCTTCGACGCCGTCCGCGGCGAACCGGTGATGGTGCCGCACTGGATTCGCGGGGCCGAGTCGGCAGTGCTGATTGCGCCGCGTCGTGCGCCGTTGCATATCCTCGGGCTCGGTGGGTCCGTTGGAACTCCCGCAGCCGGGATCACCGCACCGGTGCTGGTGGTGAGCTCCTTCGACGACCTGACGGCGCACGCCGCCGAAGCGAAGGGAAAGATCGTGCTCTTCGACGTTCCCTTCGCCGCCGACGTGGCGCCGATGGTCGCCTATCGCACGGTGCAGGCGTACCGCAGTACTGGGGCAGTCGCTGCAGCGCGCGTGGGTGCCGTTGCTGCACTGGTGCGTTCGCTCACGCCGCAGTCGCTCTCGACGCCGCACACCGGCGGCATGCGCTATGACCCGGCGGTGCCGTCGATTCCGTATGCCGCCGTCAGCGTGGAAGACGCCGAGCTGCTGCATCGGCTCCAGTGGCGCGGCGTGGTGCCGCAGATCACGCTGAAGATGGAGGCCCGCACCGAGGCGGACGCGCCGTCGCGCAATGTCGTCGCCGAAATCCGTGGCAGTGAGCACCCCGAGGAGGTTGTGGTGCTCGGCGGCCACGTCGATTCGTGGGACGTAGGGCAGGGCGCGATGGATGACGGCGGCGGGTCAGTCGCTGCGTGGCAGGCGCTCAAGCTGATCAAGCAACTCGGCCTCAAGCCGAAGCGCACCATTCGCGTGGTGCTCTGGACCAACGAGGAAAATGGCACTCGCGGCGGCACGGCGTACCGCGACACGCACAAGGCCGAACTCGCGCAGCACGTCGCGGCGATCGAATCCGACAACGGCGTCTTCCGCCCCTACGGCTTCCGCTTCCAGGGAAGCGCTGCGGGACTCGCGATGGCGAAACAGGTCGGCGCGCTGCTCGAACGGATCGGTGCTGGGCGAGTGGAGATGGGGGATGGCGAGGCCGACGTCGGCCCGATCCTGCGCGAGGGTGTGCCGGGCTTCGCGCTTGACGTCGACGACTCGAAGTATTTCTGGTATCACCACACCGAGGCCGACATGATGACGGTCATCGATCGCGACGAGCTGCGGAAGTGCATCGCGACGATGGCGGTGATGGCGTATGTGCTGGCGGATCTGCCGGGGGTGGTGCCGAGGTAG